The sequence below is a genomic window from Rudanella lutea DSM 19387.
AGCAGCCTTTAGCTGGTGACTTCTTTGGCATTATCTACAAAGGTGGTTTTATCGTACCGATCCTTTTCACCTGCTTCTTGTGCGTATTGGTGTTCTCGATCGAGCGTTTTATCACAATCGGCCGTGCTAATGGCTCAGGTTCAGTAGATGATTTCGTTGTGAAGGTGAAGAGCCTGCTCGACAAAAACGAAGTAGAAGCAGCCATCCGCGAGTGCGACAAGCAGAAAGGCTCAATCGGTAACGTTGTGAAGACCGCCCTGCTGAAGTATCAGCAACTGGCTACAGACAACGAACTGACGAAAGAGCAGAAACTGGCCGCCCTCTCAAAAGAAGTTGAAGAAGCGACAACGCTCGAACTGCCGATGCTGGAGAAGAACCTCGTTATCATCGCAACGCTGGCGTCTGTATCTACCCTGATCGCCCTCCTCGGAACGGTATTGGGTATGATTCGTGCCTTCTCGGCGATGGGTGCTACCGGTCAGCCTGACACGGCCGCTCTGTCAACGGGTATCTCTGAGGCCCTTGTAAACACGGCCGTTGGTATCGGTACGGCAGCTATTGCAACGATGATGTACGCTTACTTCACCAGCCGGATTGATGCGCTGACGTACAACATCGACGAAATCGGTCTGAGCATCCAGCAAAACTTTGCCGCTCACTACTAAGAAGCGCAGAGTTAGTACGGTTCTCAGCTTTTCACTTTAATTCGAACGACACATGCCACGAGTAAAACCCAAACGACATGGGGCCAGCATGGACATGACCGCGATGGTGGACGTAGCCTTTCTGCTACTAACCTTCTTCATCCTGACCGCCCAGTTCCGGGCGCAGGACGCGGCAGCCATCGAGACCCCCTCGTCGATCTCCGGCATCAAGGTGCCCGATAAGGACATCATGACTATCAGCCTGAGTAAGGAAGGGAACGTGTATTTCGGTATCGACAATCAGCAGAAGCGTCTGGATATGCTCGACAATTTTGCTGCTGCCAATGGCTTGTCGTTTACTGACAAAGAGAAAAAAGCGTTTAGCCTTCTGTCGAGTTTCGGAATGCCTAAAACCCAGTTGAAGGCGTTTTTGAATCTGGATCCTGAAAAACGCAATGCCTATAAGCAACCCGGTATCCCAACCGATTCAACGGGTGCAGGCGCGGCCAACGAACTGAAGGATTGGGTGTTCAATGCCCGCAAGGCAAACAACGATCTTCGGATCGCGCTCAAAGGAGACAATCTGGCGAAGTTTCCGAACTTCAAAAACGTGTTGGCTACGTTGCAAGCGCAAAATATTAACAAGTTCAACCTGATCACGGGTACGGAAGCGCCACCCGCCGGCTGGACAGCTGACTAAAACGGTTCGTAGTACGTAGTTTATGGTTGAGCATACGTATATCGTTAGTGTTTAGCCATAAACTACGAACCACAAGCCATAAACATTCTGTAATACCATGTCAGAAATAGACACCTCCGGTGGGGGTGGTGGTAAAGGCGATGGTAAGGTACGGTCCAAAAAGGCGTCAACCCGAATTGACATGACGCCGATGGTTGACCTGGGATTTCTCCTGATTACCTTCTTCATCCTGGCTACTACCCTTAGTAAGCCGTCTTCGATGACGCTTAACGTTCCGGATAAAACCAAAACGGAAGAGACGGAGCCGATCAAGGCTTCAAACGTAATGACTATCTTCCTGGGTAAGGATAACAAGGCGCACTACATTTTTGGTAAAGCGGCCAACGAAGACCCGGAAGTCAAAACAGTAGGCTTTGGTTATGACCTCCGCAAGGCTATTCAGGAAGAAGGTCGTAAGGTTCCTGCTGACAAGTTTGTAATTGTAATCAAGCCGACCAAAGAATCAACCTACCGGAACATGGTGGATATTCTGGACGAGATGGCCATTACGAAAACCAAACGATACGCGCTGGTTGACGAACTGACGGCCGACGAGAAGGCTCTCCTGAAAGATAAACTTAAGTTAGACGTATAATACACAATGGCAGAAACGACAGCAAAAGCAACACTGGATGATATAGTGTTTGCGAACCGGAACAAAGCCTATGGTGCTTATACGCTGCGGAAGGACTATCCGCGTACGGTAGCCCGGGCTCTTCTGATTGGCGCTGTGATTTTCACCTTGGCCACCCTTTCGCCGACAATCATCAACGCCCTGTCTTCGGAAAGTGCTGATGAGCAGGCAATGGTGGAAGTGGACTTGATGAAATTGCCACCACCGCCAATTGATCCGAACGAACCACCACCACCACCACCACCACCGGTAGAAGTACCGAAGGTGAACACGGTGAAGTTCCTCCCGCCCGAAGTTAAGCCGGACGAAGAGGTTCCCGAAGAAACGCCCCCTCCGGCCGTTGAAGAACTGAAAGAGGCTGTGGCTGCTGAAAAGACGCAGGAAGGTGACCCCAACGCCGAAGAGGTGATTGTAGCCCCTGAAGAAACGGCTGGTCCAACTAAAGTCGAAGTAGCCGTTGAGGCACCTGCCCCGAAAGAAGATGAAGTCTTCACTGTGGTAGAACAGCAACCCGAATTTACGGGTGGTATGGCTGCTCTTTCGTCTTACCTGAGCAAAAACCTGCGTTACCCAGCTGCTGCTCAGCGGGCCAACGTATCGGGTCGTGTATTTGTTAGTTTCGTAGTAAACACCGATGGTAGTATTCAGGACGTACAGGTTCTGAAGGGCCTTGGTTTCGGAACGGACGAGGAAGCCACCCGCGTAGTTAAAGCTATGCCTAAGTGGAAGCCAGGTAAGCAGTCGGGCCGTCCGGTACGTGTAAAGTATAACCTGCCCATTAACTTCCAGTTGGAGTAATGCCGCAGCGTAATCGATTATCGGAACAGCTGACGCTTGTTTTAGCAGCAGTTGCTTCGGTGGCATATCTGGGAGGAGGCATCGCACTGATAGCCTCCTCTCAGTCTTTTGTCATCTTCCCTCCACCCGGACCATTGCGCTACGGTATGGCAGCTTTGCTTATCTGGTATGGCGGCTCACGCGCCTTTCGGGCGTATTACATGTATAAAGACAGAGATCGGGATTAAGCCGAGCCTGTGAGTATGGTTTAATGAGCAGGAGCTAAATAAGCCCCGTTCATTAAACCATACTATTTTTTTTAAATCCAATAATCACACTGTCAGCGATGTGGAATAATTCGACTCGTTGCATCCATTAGACACGATGAAATCATTGCTTTTAACCTTAGCGTTGGTAGCGACTGTACTGGGATGCAACTCGTCTCAGAAACAGCAGGAACTTGATACGCCCTCCCGAGGCACGATTACAGTTGTGTCCGATGAGTCGTTTCGGCCTTTGGTTGAACAACTGACAGGCACCTATTCGGGTATTTACCCCGATGCCAAATTCAACGTGGTGTTCCGCCCCGAAAAGGAAGCCATTGCCATGATGCTTCGGGATAGTGCCCGGATGGTTTTCTGTACGCGGCCACTAACCAAGAACGAGCAGGCTGTACTGGATGGACGTAAAATCGTAGGTAAAACCGAACGGATTGCGACGGATGGAGTAGCCCTGATCACCGGAAAAGCGAATCGGGATAGCCTCATTACAATGGATGAACTGCGGGGGCTGTTTAGTGGACAAATTACCGATTGGGGGCAGTTAAAAGGCAGTACGCAAAGTGGGCCGGTTACGCTTGTTTTCGACAACGGCAACGGAAGCAACATTGACTTTGTCTTGCGAACGTTCAAAGTGACCGATGTCTCGAAGTTGCGTTTGTTTACCGCCAAGTCGAACCGGGAGGTGATTGAGTACGTGCGGCAGAATCCGCGGGCGCTGGGTTTTATAGGCGTAAACTGGATCAGCGATGGCGATGAGCCGTTGACAGCTGAGTTATCTCGCGACTTGCGGGTGCTCGGAGTGTCAGACAAAGCGAACCCTGCTAGCCGTGACGAATATTTTCAGCCATTCCAGCGAAGCCTTGGTTTACAGGACTATCCGCTACGTCGGCCACTGTATATTATTAGTCGGGAAGCTCACTCTGGATTGGGTGGTGGACTCATTAATTACTTGGCCCGGGATGCCGGAAGCCTCATTGTTGAGAAATTGGGTCTTTGGCCAACTAGGCCATACAATCGAGAAGTTTATATTCAGAAGTGAGTAAATTTTTCTGTTTAAGTGCAATTTTTTAGTTTTGCCGCTTGTTTTATTGGGACAGTAGAAACTAACTTCTTACCAACCTGAAGTACATGATGAAGATTCAGAAAAAATCGCTGATGACAACACTGGCACTGGGTGCCATGTTGACGGCTCCGGTGTTTGCGCAGGATATTCAAACGGGGTTGAAGGACCTGGAGTCGGAGCGGTTTGCAAAAGCTGAACAAACGTTCACGCAGTTGGCAAGCAGCTCGCCATCGGCCGACAATCAGTTCTATCTGGGGTATTATTACCTCCGCACCAACCAACTTGATAAGGCCAAAGCTGCTTTTGAAAAAGGAGCAGCTGCTGACCCAAAAAATCAATTGAACAGCGTTGGTTTGGGCGCCGTGGCACTGGCTCAGGGGGATCGGGCTACCGCCAAAACAAAGATTGATCAGGCTGTAAGTGCCACCAAGAGCAAAAACATGGACGTTTTGTTCCGGGCTGGTGAAGCATATACGCTGAACGAGAAAAATAATGATCCGGCAGCGGCAATTGCCCTGTTAGATGCAGCGGCCAAGCTGGATAAGAAAAATACGAACGCTGACATCAAGATGGCGTTGGGCGATGCCTACTTCATCAAAAATGATGGTGGTATGGCGGTCTCGCGTTACGAAGATGCCCTTTCGGTTTCACCGAATCTGGCCGAGGCAAACTACAAAATTGGCCGCCTGTATCTGCGTGGTAAGAACTACGTGAAAGCGCAGGAGTTCTTTAACAAAGCAATTGAGACGGACCCTGAGTTTGCGTTGACGTACCGCTCACTGGCCGATGCACTGGCTGGCTCACGGGCGTACAAAGGTGCGGCAGCCAACATGGAGAAGTACGTACAGAAAAGCGGTACAACCGATCCTGATTACCTGACAACGGTTGCCAAGTACTACTTCCTGGCCAACGACTATCTGAAAGCAACCAGCTATCTGGATCAGCTGAAAGGTAAGGTAAACGATCCCGTTCTGGACCGTATGTATGGCTGGGCTTACACCGCGCTGGGTAAGAACGAGCAAGCGGTTGAATCACTGAAGAAGTTTATTGCTACGGCTCCTCAGAAAGTAATCTATGACGATTACAAATACCTGGGCCGTGCTTATGGTCAGCTGGGTACACCTGAAGGAGATTCACTCTCGATTATCAACCTTGAGAAGGCAGCTCCTGAAGATACGACGGAGAACCTGTACCGTGAAATTGCCAAGAAATACAACGACAGCAAGCGGTACGACCGGGCGTATGACTACTACGTGAAAACGATCGGTCAGGGTAAGCCGTTGAACAACGACTATCTGTTGATGGGTCTTGCCGCTTACAACATGGGTTTCCGGATTGGTCGTGATGTGGCTAAAGAAGATACGGCAGCGGCTCGTCAGTTGCGTAAGCAGTGGTTCCTGCGTGCCGACTCGTCGTACGCTAAGCTGGCCGAGATTACGCCAAACTACTCGCCGGCTTATTACTACCGGGGTACGTCGAACTACTATGCTTACCCATCAGCAGAGGCTTTGTCGAATCGGGCTTTTGTTCCCTATCTCGAGAAGTTCACGGAGCTGGCTCCCCAGGATATCGCAGCTGACGCATCAAAAGCACAGCAGTTCAACCGCTTATTAGTGCAGTCGTACCGTCTGCTTGCCGGTGATGCTGTAGCGCGCAAAGATGACGCCAAGGCGAAAGAGTTAGCATCGAAGATTCTGGCTATTGACCCGAACGATAAGCAAGCGAAGGAGTTTATGGAAGGCCCAAAACCGGCTCAGGCAGCTCCTGCAGCACCGGCCGCTAAGCCCGCTCCCAAGACGCCAGCCAAGAAAGGCTCTGCGAAATAAGTACGCTGATTTAGGTCAGTTTTCAGGCGACTTCCTCAACCAGGGAAGTCGCTTTTGTTTTCCAATGGATAAAAACAAACCTGTTTGAAGATGAGTGCCTATTATTTTATCGTGTCAGTCGTAACTTTGCGCCCGCAATTAACAAATGTTTAAAAGCCCACTACATAAACCCCATGCTTAATCTTGTACTGTTTGGCCCTCCGGGTGCGGGCAAAGGCACGCAAAGCGAAAAATTGATTGCCAAGTACCAGTTGGTGCACCTTTCAACGGGTGATTTGCTCCGGTCACAGATTGCAGCAGGCACGGAGCTGGGGTTGAAAGCGAAGTCGTTGATGGATCAGGGCTTGCTGGTTCCCGACGAGGTAGTGATTGGAATGATTGATAGCAAACTGCGCGAAAACCAATCGGCGGCCGGCTTTATTTTCGACGGTTTCCCGCGTACGGTGCCACAAGCCGAAGCACTCGATGCGTTGTTGGCTCAGTACAATGAGCGGATTACGACCATGGTTGCTTTGATCGTGGAGGAAGAAGAACTGACTCGTCGACTTTTACAACGAGGGCAGACATCGGGACGGCCCGATGATCAGAACGAAGAGCTGATTCGTCGGCGGGTTAAGGAGTATAACGATAAAACAACGCCTGTGGCCGGGTACTACAACAATCAGGGTAAGTACGCGGCAATTGACGGAGTAGGCGATATCGATAGCATTTTCGATGCTATCTGTCATAAAATCACTGAGGCCCAACTCAACTAATGCGTACGAACCACTGCGTGAAGGGACGAGGTAAGAACGGGCCGGTGGTAACCAATTGAGCATGGCATCATCAAATTTTATTGACTACGTAAAAATAAATTGTCGTTCAGGAGCCGGTGGAGCAGGGTCTGTGCACTTCCGGCGTGAAAAACATGTGGCTAAGGGTGGCCCCGATGGGGGCGACGGGGGCCGGGGCGGGCATATTATTTTGCGCGGCAACTCCCAGCACTGGACCCTGTTGCACCTGAAGTATCGGAAGCACATCAAAGCTTCGCCGGGGCAGGGTGGTGAAGGCGGTCGGCGGACGGGGCATCAGGGCGAAGATATTATCCTTGACGTACCTCTGGGGACCATTGCCCGCCATGCCGAAACGGGCGAGCAGATGGCCGAGATTACCACCGATGGCGAAGAGGTAATTCTGTTGCCCGGGGGCCGTGGTGGTCTGGGAAACGACCATTTCAAATCGGCCACCCAACAAACGCCGTACTATGCCCAGCCGGGCGAAGCAGGCCAGGAAGCGTGGATTATTCTGGAGCTAAAACTGCTGGCCGATGTGGGGCTGGTAGGTTTCCCAAATGCCGGTAAATCAACCTTATTGTCGGTGATGTCGGCTGCTAAGCCCGAAATTGCTGATTACCCATTTACGACGCTGGTACCTAATCTGGGCGTGGTAGCCTACCGCGACTACAAGTCGTTTGTCATGGCTGATATACCGGGCATCATCGAAGGGGCGTCGCAGGGGAAAGGGCTTGGTCTGCGGTTCCTGCGCCATATCGAACGCAACTCTGTGTTGCTGTTTACCGTACCGGTTACTGCCGAGAACATTCGGGCCGAATACAACACGCTGGTCAACGAGCTACATCAGTATAACCCCGAGTTAGTAGAGAAGGAGCGGTTGCTGGCGATCACAAAAACGGATTTGGCAACCGAAGAAGACTTGGCCAGATTGAAGAAAACGTTACCCGACCGGGTTAAATGCGTCTTCATATCAGCGGTAAAACAAGAGGGACTGACCGAGTTGAAAGACGCCATCTGGCAAACATTATCAGCCGCCCAACCCTTATCCGACACCGAATCATAAAACCCGAAACGCTCACCGGTAGAGGAGGTCGTTTCTGTAGGGAGCCCCGTCATGAAAAATTTTACATTTTACGTAGCTTGCTTCGGCTTACTGCTGTTGTCTTCCATTAGTATAGCCCAGGTACAGATTACGTTTCCCACAACCCGAGCAGTTTTTCAACGCGGATTAAATAATCAGGCTACAGTGCGTGTAGCGGGATTCTACACCAGTTCGGTAACCCGAATCGAAGCGAAGTTAACAGCCCTCAATGGCGGGGCCAGCTTTGATTGGCGTACTATCCAGAACAGCCCCACAGGGGGCAGTTTTTCGGGTGAACTAACGAATGTATCGGGAGGTTGGTACCGGCTCGAAGTGCGGGGGATGAATAATGACCAGACGGTCGGCTATGCATCGCTTGAGCCGTTTGGGGTTGGCGAAGTCTTTATTGTGGCCGGCCAATCAAATGCCCAGGGCGTACGTCCCGACGGGCTACCCGCTGGCGACGATCGGGTCAATACGGCCATTGTGGGGCAGCAAAACGAATCGTTGGCCGACCCGAGTTACCCTGCATTTACCAAGGTTGACAACAATATGGTGTTGGCACCACGCGGATTCGGGCCCTACTATTGGGGGCGGCTTGGCGACTTTCTGGTGCAACGCCTTGGGGTGCCCGTTATGTTTTTCAACGCAGGCTGGGGCGCTACAACCGTGCGCAACTGGCGTGAGAGTGTTGAAGTTGGCCAAACCTTCAATGTGTATTCACAGGTGCCGCTACCTGCCGGAATGCCTTATGGTAACCTGAAACAGGCTGCTCAGTTTTACGCGAATCAGTACGGGTTACGGGCTGTACTCTGGCATCAGGGAGAGGCTGACAACTTCCGCGATACCCCCGCCACTCAGTACACCAACGATTTGCTGTGGCTTATAAACCGGGTACAGCAGGATACCGGCAAACGGATCCCGTGGGTGATTGCCCGGGCCTCATACGACAGTGACATGGGCGGTATAGATACGAAAGTAATCAACGGGCAAAACGTAGCGATCAATCCATCGGGGGGCATATTCGGAGGGCCCAACACCGACGTGATTCTGGATCGGGCCGATAATGCCCACTTCAACAATGCCGGATTGGAGAAGGTAGCAGCTCTGTGGAATAGCTCGCTCGATGACACCTTTTTCAATAGTGCCCAACCTGTAGCTCCGGCTTCGTTGGCAACTATTTCAGCAGGCTGCCCCGGCAATAATCAGGTGTCGTACACGGTCAACGGGCAGTTTTC
It includes:
- a CDS encoding MotA/TolQ/ExbB proton channel family protein; translation: MKTQNPAPAPAKVAAPKKKSGGLNPVLVIPILLVIGHLVYYFIFGDGSHFQDGDNTKQPLAGDFFGIIYKGGFIVPILFTCFLCVLVFSIERFITIGRANGSGSVDDFVVKVKSLLDKNEVEAAIRECDKQKGSIGNVVKTALLKYQQLATDNELTKEQKLAALSKEVEEATTLELPMLEKNLVIIATLASVSTLIALLGTVLGMIRAFSAMGATGQPDTAALSTGISEALVNTAVGIGTAAIATMMYAYFTSRIDALTYNIDEIGLSIQQNFAAHY
- a CDS encoding ExbD/TolR family protein, with amino-acid sequence MPRVKPKRHGASMDMTAMVDVAFLLLTFFILTAQFRAQDAAAIETPSSISGIKVPDKDIMTISLSKEGNVYFGIDNQQKRLDMLDNFAAANGLSFTDKEKKAFSLLSSFGMPKTQLKAFLNLDPEKRNAYKQPGIPTDSTGAGAANELKDWVFNARKANNDLRIALKGDNLAKFPNFKNVLATLQAQNINKFNLITGTEAPPAGWTAD
- a CDS encoding ExbD/TolR family protein, with protein sequence MSEIDTSGGGGGKGDGKVRSKKASTRIDMTPMVDLGFLLITFFILATTLSKPSSMTLNVPDKTKTEETEPIKASNVMTIFLGKDNKAHYIFGKAANEDPEVKTVGFGYDLRKAIQEEGRKVPADKFVIVIKPTKESTYRNMVDILDEMAITKTKRYALVDELTADEKALLKDKLKLDV
- a CDS encoding energy transducer TonB, translating into MAETTAKATLDDIVFANRNKAYGAYTLRKDYPRTVARALLIGAVIFTLATLSPTIINALSSESADEQAMVEVDLMKLPPPPIDPNEPPPPPPPPVEVPKVNTVKFLPPEVKPDEEVPEETPPPAVEELKEAVAAEKTQEGDPNAEEVIVAPEETAGPTKVEVAVEAPAPKEDEVFTVVEQQPEFTGGMAALSSYLSKNLRYPAAAQRANVSGRVFVSFVVNTDGSIQDVQVLKGLGFGTDEEATRVVKAMPKWKPGKQSGRPVRVKYNLPINFQLE
- a CDS encoding PstS family phosphate ABC transporter substrate-binding protein, encoding MKSLLLTLALVATVLGCNSSQKQQELDTPSRGTITVVSDESFRPLVEQLTGTYSGIYPDAKFNVVFRPEKEAIAMMLRDSARMVFCTRPLTKNEQAVLDGRKIVGKTERIATDGVALITGKANRDSLITMDELRGLFSGQITDWGQLKGSTQSGPVTLVFDNGNGSNIDFVLRTFKVTDVSKLRLFTAKSNREVIEYVRQNPRALGFIGVNWISDGDEPLTAELSRDLRVLGVSDKANPASRDEYFQPFQRSLGLQDYPLRRPLYIISREAHSGLGGGLINYLARDAGSLIVEKLGLWPTRPYNREVYIQK
- a CDS encoding tetratricopeptide repeat protein, giving the protein MMKIQKKSLMTTLALGAMLTAPVFAQDIQTGLKDLESERFAKAEQTFTQLASSSPSADNQFYLGYYYLRTNQLDKAKAAFEKGAAADPKNQLNSVGLGAVALAQGDRATAKTKIDQAVSATKSKNMDVLFRAGEAYTLNEKNNDPAAAIALLDAAAKLDKKNTNADIKMALGDAYFIKNDGGMAVSRYEDALSVSPNLAEANYKIGRLYLRGKNYVKAQEFFNKAIETDPEFALTYRSLADALAGSRAYKGAAANMEKYVQKSGTTDPDYLTTVAKYYFLANDYLKATSYLDQLKGKVNDPVLDRMYGWAYTALGKNEQAVESLKKFIATAPQKVIYDDYKYLGRAYGQLGTPEGDSLSIINLEKAAPEDTTENLYREIAKKYNDSKRYDRAYDYYVKTIGQGKPLNNDYLLMGLAAYNMGFRIGRDVAKEDTAAARQLRKQWFLRADSSYAKLAEITPNYSPAYYYRGTSNYYAYPSAEALSNRAFVPYLEKFTELAPQDIAADASKAQQFNRLLVQSYRLLAGDAVARKDDAKAKELASKILAIDPNDKQAKEFMEGPKPAQAAPAAPAAKPAPKTPAKKGSAK
- a CDS encoding adenylate kinase is translated as MLNLVLFGPPGAGKGTQSEKLIAKYQLVHLSTGDLLRSQIAAGTELGLKAKSLMDQGLLVPDEVVIGMIDSKLRENQSAAGFIFDGFPRTVPQAEALDALLAQYNERITTMVALIVEEEELTRRLLQRGQTSGRPDDQNEELIRRRVKEYNDKTTPVAGYYNNQGKYAAIDGVGDIDSIFDAICHKITEAQLN
- the obgE gene encoding GTPase ObgE, with protein sequence MASSNFIDYVKINCRSGAGGAGSVHFRREKHVAKGGPDGGDGGRGGHIILRGNSQHWTLLHLKYRKHIKASPGQGGEGGRRTGHQGEDIILDVPLGTIARHAETGEQMAEITTDGEEVILLPGGRGGLGNDHFKSATQQTPYYAQPGEAGQEAWIILELKLLADVGLVGFPNAGKSTLLSVMSAAKPEIADYPFTTLVPNLGVVAYRDYKSFVMADIPGIIEGASQGKGLGLRFLRHIERNSVLLFTVPVTAENIRAEYNTLVNELHQYNPELVEKERLLAITKTDLATEEDLARLKKTLPDRVKCVFISAVKQEGLTELKDAIWQTLSAAQPLSDTES